A genome region from Microbacterium sp. CGR2 includes the following:
- a CDS encoding endonuclease domain-containing protein — translation MRYGISDERLVELLADVTCDICGSDEPGGLDFAIDHDHACCPVSPACGQCVRGVLCTSCNMGLGAFGDDIDTLRAAITYLENAS, via the coding sequence ATGCGGTACGGGATCTCCGATGAGCGCCTGGTCGAGCTGCTGGCGGATGTAACCTGCGACATCTGCGGGAGTGACGAGCCGGGAGGCTTGGACTTCGCCATCGACCACGACCACGCCTGCTGCCCTGTCTCACCAGCCTGCGGACAGTGCGTTCGAGGCGTGCTCTGCACCTCGTGCAACATGGGCCTCGGCGCCTTCGGGGACGACATCGACACTCTGCGCGCAGCGATCACCTATCTGGAGAACGCATCGTGA
- a CDS encoding DNA sulfur modification protein DndB, translated as MAKTVTEPTRDRVVAGIATEEQTYATRYKQGGRTVFGLSLSPAQIVNMVPRPDPSVPNPGNRAIRENHAKAFADYYLSRESWVIPGIILRAPSIFKFDSEMEPSDGFAQWGVMSYPKRSASKIQILDGQHRILGFHIALQLIAQQIEKAQDFRARAMRAEHGDKTSSAVREAEAALRAARSLEDRFSSERVSVELQVTDDTREYRQMFFDIADNALGITASVRSRFDSFKVVNRALPTVLEHPLLDKRVDLENDRLKRNSSDYATARHVADIIRAVQVGLEGRIGKVQERILGDQKVAEDARSFLDLVSETFPQLEAMKIGQVSVETLRSTTLLGSPAMLRVLAGVYHDLMSEKHQWTREQVKDFFKVIEPHLLGGAHLNSIWINNMPNEAFSVNAFSPNGRGQDIRGIVKTLVDAAILGKKGAPWLWAEPKDAPPAPPTAEQESLDADLLADPALEQLLAANAEFEASMPKAGKTK; from the coding sequence GTGGCCAAAACCGTTACTGAACCGACACGCGACCGCGTTGTCGCTGGGATCGCGACCGAAGAGCAGACGTACGCGACCCGCTATAAGCAGGGTGGGCGCACGGTCTTCGGGCTTTCGCTGTCCCCCGCACAGATCGTCAACATGGTTCCGCGCCCGGATCCGAGCGTCCCGAACCCTGGCAACCGCGCCATCCGGGAGAACCACGCGAAGGCCTTCGCCGACTACTACCTCTCGCGCGAGAGCTGGGTCATTCCCGGCATCATCCTGCGGGCACCCTCCATCTTCAAGTTCGATTCCGAGATGGAGCCCTCGGACGGCTTCGCGCAGTGGGGCGTCATGTCCTACCCGAAGCGCTCCGCCTCAAAGATTCAGATCCTTGACGGCCAACACCGTATCCTCGGCTTCCATATCGCACTACAGCTGATCGCCCAGCAAATCGAGAAGGCGCAGGACTTCCGAGCACGGGCCATGCGCGCCGAGCACGGAGACAAGACCTCGTCGGCCGTCCGCGAAGCCGAGGCCGCCCTGCGCGCCGCCCGATCACTCGAGGATCGCTTCAGCTCAGAGCGCGTCTCCGTCGAACTACAGGTGACCGACGACACCCGTGAGTACCGTCAGATGTTCTTCGACATCGCAGACAATGCGCTCGGCATCACCGCCTCCGTGCGCTCACGCTTCGACAGCTTCAAGGTCGTCAACCGTGCGCTGCCCACCGTGCTCGAGCACCCCCTTCTCGACAAGCGCGTTGACCTCGAAAACGATCGCCTGAAGCGCAACAGCAGTGACTACGCCACCGCACGCCACGTCGCCGACATCATCCGCGCCGTGCAGGTGGGGCTTGAAGGCCGAATCGGCAAGGTGCAGGAGCGAATCCTCGGTGATCAGAAGGTCGCCGAGGATGCGCGCTCGTTCCTCGACCTCGTGTCCGAGACGTTCCCGCAGCTTGAGGCGATGAAGATCGGCCAAGTCTCGGTCGAGACACTGCGGTCGACCACTCTCCTGGGCTCCCCCGCCATGCTGCGCGTTCTCGCCGGCGTCTACCACGACCTGATGAGCGAGAAGCACCAGTGGACCCGCGAGCAGGTGAAGGACTTCTTCAAGGTGATCGAGCCTCACCTCTTGGGTGGCGCGCACCTCAACTCCATCTGGATCAACAACATGCCCAACGAGGCATTCAGCGTGAACGCCTTCTCGCCGAACGGGCGCGGCCAGGACATCCGCGGGATCGTCAAGACGCTGGTCGACGCCGCGATCCTTGGCAAGAAGGGCGCACCGTGGCTGTGGGCCGAACCGAAGGATGCGCCCCCCGCGCCGCCGACCGCCGAGCAAGAGTCGCTCGATGCGGATCTCCTCGCCGATCCTGCGTTGGAGCAACTGCTGGCGGCGAACGCCGAGTTCGAGGCCTCAATGCCGAAGGCTGGCAAGACGAAATAG
- a CDS encoding 5' nucleotidase, NT5C type, whose protein sequence is MRILVDMDAVIAHWGDEFDRCLDLAGDAAANIPRTAFQAQWDLTFGRTDAEKVLIEQIMTKPGFYSRLEPIPGAREALKAAVKAGHDVRIVSSPYISNPTCASDKLAWIMRHYGSHWASRLVLTNDKTIVHGDFLIDDKPKISGSMEPTWKHIVFGDYAYNRHVTDRARLHDWAEMPLLIDGLGVPA, encoded by the coding sequence ATGCGCATTCTCGTCGACATGGACGCGGTCATCGCCCACTGGGGTGACGAGTTCGACCGCTGCCTCGATCTGGCCGGCGACGCCGCAGCAAACATCCCGCGAACCGCCTTCCAGGCGCAGTGGGATCTCACTTTCGGCCGCACTGATGCCGAGAAGGTGCTCATCGAACAGATCATGACCAAGCCGGGCTTCTATAGCCGGCTGGAGCCGATCCCCGGCGCCCGAGAGGCGCTGAAGGCTGCCGTCAAGGCCGGCCACGACGTGCGGATCGTCTCGAGCCCGTACATCTCGAACCCGACGTGCGCGAGCGACAAGCTCGCGTGGATCATGCGCCACTACGGCTCGCACTGGGCCTCCCGCCTCGTGCTGACCAACGACAAGACGATCGTGCACGGCGACTTCCTCATCGACGACAAGCCCAAGATCAGTGGCTCGATGGAGCCGACCTGGAAGCACATCGTCTTCGGCGACTATGCCTACAACAGGCACGTCACCGATCGCGCACGGCTCCACGACTGGGCGGAGATGCCCCTCCTCATCGACGGGCTGGGGGTGCCCGCATGA
- a CDS encoding glutaredoxin domain-containing protein produces the protein MTVANKLKIYKTTICATCNTVMKRLDAAALPYTVVNVEEDEAAAQRLKDAGMERAPVFGWKGKLRTIAEFPTIQRELAAEQAALNNEEN, from the coding sequence GTGACTGTGGCGAACAAGCTCAAGATCTACAAGACCACGATCTGCGCCACCTGCAACACGGTGATGAAGCGCCTCGACGCCGCCGCCCTTCCGTACACCGTGGTGAACGTCGAGGAGGACGAGGCGGCTGCGCAGCGCTTGAAGGACGCCGGCATGGAGCGGGCGCCAGTCTTCGGCTGGAAGGGCAAGCTCCGCACGATCGCCGAATTCCCCACCATCCAACGCGAACTCGCGGCCGAGCAGGCCGCGCTCAACAACGAGGAGAACTGA